A window from Azoarcus sp. DD4 encodes these proteins:
- the rpsQ gene encoding 30S ribosomal protein S17, giving the protein MSEQVEKVRRALIGRVVSDKMQKTVTVLVERRVKHPLYGKIITRSAKYHAHVEDGSATQGDLVEIEECRPISRTKTWRVTRVVEKARII; this is encoded by the coding sequence ATGAGCGAGCAAGTCGAAAAGGTTCGCCGCGCGCTGATTGGGCGTGTGGTCAGCGACAAAATGCAGAAGACGGTGACGGTTTTGGTCGAGCGTCGGGTAAAGCACCCGTTGTACGGCAAGATCATTACCCGCTCTGCGAAGTATCACGCACATGTGGAAGATGGTTCGGCTACCCAGGGCGATCTGGTCGAGATTGAAGAATGTCGTCCGATCTCCCGCACGAAGACGTGGCGCGTCACGCGAGTAGTCGAGAAGGCTCGGATCATCTGA
- the rpmC gene encoding 50S ribosomal protein L29, whose translation MKASDLRAKSADELNQELLELLKAQFSLRMQLATQQLSNTSQIGKVRRDIARVRTLLREKAGQK comes from the coding sequence ATGAAAGCGAGTGATCTCCGCGCCAAGAGCGCAGATGAGTTGAACCAGGAGTTGCTTGAGCTGTTGAAGGCGCAGTTTTCGCTGCGCATGCAGCTTGCGACCCAGCAGTTGAGCAACACGAGTCAGATCGGGAAGGTGCGTCGCGATATCGCGCGTGTCCGTACTCTCCTGCGCGAAAAGGCGGGTCAGAAATGA
- the rplP gene encoding 50S ribosomal protein L16, with the protein MLQPSRRKYRKEQKGRNTGLATRGAKVSFGDFGLKAIGRGRLTARQIESARRAMTRHIKRGGRIWIRIFPDKPISKKPAEVRMGNGKGNPEYWVAEIQPGKVLYEMDGVDEALAREAFRLAAAKLPLETVFVTRQVG; encoded by the coding sequence ATGCTGCAGCCGTCGAGAAGGAAGTACCGCAAGGAGCAGAAAGGCCGTAACACCGGTCTGGCGACGCGCGGCGCCAAGGTCAGCTTCGGTGACTTCGGTTTGAAGGCGATCGGTCGTGGCCGTCTCACTGCCCGCCAGATCGAATCTGCCCGTCGTGCGATGACCCGTCACATCAAGCGTGGCGGCCGGATCTGGATCCGGATTTTCCCGGACAAGCCGATTTCGAAAAAGCCGGCTGAAGTCCGTATGGGTAACGGTAAGGGTAACCCCGAGTACTGGGTCGCGGAGATCCAGCCGGGCAAGGTGCTCTACGAAATGGATGGCGTGGACGAAGCGCTCGCCCGTGAAGCGTTCCGGCTGGCTGCAGCCAAGCTTCCGCTCGAGACCGTATTTGTTACTCGCCAGGTGGGGTAA
- the rpsC gene encoding 30S ribosomal protein S3, whose protein sequence is MGQKIHPTGFRLAVTRDWGSRWFASSRDFSKMLHEDLKVRDYLKKRLAHASVGRVVIERPAKNARVTLYSARPGVVIGKKGEDIEALKRDLQKIVGVPVHVNIEEVRKPEIDAKLIADSIAQQLEKRIMFRRAMKRAMQNAMRLGAQGIKIMSSGRLNGAEIARTEWYREGRVPLHTLRANIDYGVSEAKTTYGIIGIKVWVFKGEMLGRNEQPVVAEPEADNRRGRRGAPRNEGGEGRPGRRPARRGAGEGQGRQEDSRSE, encoded by the coding sequence ATGGGTCAGAAAATTCATCCCACTGGCTTCCGTCTCGCTGTCACGCGTGATTGGGGTTCGCGTTGGTTCGCTTCGAGCCGCGATTTCTCCAAGATGCTGCACGAAGATCTGAAGGTCCGTGATTATCTGAAGAAGCGTCTTGCGCACGCGTCGGTCGGGCGAGTCGTCATCGAGCGCCCCGCCAAGAATGCTCGAGTCACCTTGTACAGCGCCCGTCCCGGGGTTGTTATCGGCAAGAAAGGTGAGGACATCGAGGCGCTGAAGCGCGACCTGCAGAAGATCGTCGGCGTGCCCGTGCACGTCAACATCGAGGAAGTCCGCAAGCCGGAGATCGACGCCAAGCTGATCGCCGATTCGATCGCGCAGCAGCTTGAAAAGCGGATCATGTTCCGGCGCGCAATGAAGCGCGCGATGCAGAACGCCATGCGTCTGGGTGCACAAGGCATCAAGATCATGAGTTCGGGTCGTCTGAACGGCGCCGAAATCGCTCGTACGGAGTGGTACCGCGAAGGACGTGTGCCCCTGCACACCCTGCGCGCCAACATCGATTACGGCGTTTCCGAAGCCAAGACGACTTACGGCATCATCGGCATCAAGGTCTGGGTGTTCAAGGGCGAAATGCTGGGCCGCAACGAGCAACCCGTGGTTGCTGAGCCTGAAGCCGACAACCGTCGTGGTCGCCGTGGTGCCCCGCGAAATGAGGGCGGCGAAGGCCGTCCGGGTCGTCGACCCGCACGTCGCGGCGCCGGTGAAGGCCAGGGCCGACAAGAAGATAGCAGGAGTGAATGA
- the rplV gene encoding 50S ribosomal protein L22, which translates to METKAILRGVRLSAQKGRLVADLVRGKSVEQALNILAFSPKKGAKIIRKVVESAIANAEHNDGADIDALKVKTIFVEEGMTLKRFTARAKGRGNRILKPTCHIFVTVGE; encoded by the coding sequence ATGGAAACCAAAGCAATTCTCCGTGGCGTCCGTCTCTCTGCACAGAAAGGTCGTCTTGTTGCCGATCTCGTTCGCGGCAAATCTGTCGAGCAGGCACTGAACATCCTGGCCTTTTCGCCGAAGAAGGGCGCGAAGATCATCCGCAAGGTGGTCGAATCGGCCATCGCCAATGCCGAGCACAACGACGGTGCGGATATTGACGCGCTGAAGGTCAAGACGATTTTCGTCGAAGAAGGCATGACGCTGAAGCGTTTCACCGCGCGCGCCAAGGGTCGCGGTAATCGCATTCTCAAGCCCACCTGCCACATCTTCGTGACTGTCGGCGAGTAA
- the rpsS gene encoding 30S ribosomal protein S19 has protein sequence MARSIKKGPFIDAHLLKKVDAARASNDKRPIKTWSRRSTVLPDFVGLTIAVHNGRQHIPVYVSENMVGHKLGEFALTRTFKGHAASKKAKR, from the coding sequence ATGGCACGTTCTATCAAGAAAGGCCCGTTTATCGACGCTCACCTTCTGAAGAAGGTCGACGCCGCGCGGGCGAGCAACGACAAGCGCCCGATCAAGACCTGGTCGCGCCGCTCCACGGTTCTGCCGGACTTCGTCGGATTGACGATTGCGGTCCACAATGGCCGCCAGCACATTCCGGTCTATGTGTCCGAGAACATGGTCGGCCATAAGCTGGGTGAGTTTGCTCTGACGCGTACCTTCAAGGGTCATGCGGCAAGCAAGAAGGCCAAGAGGTAA
- the rplB gene encoding 50S ribosomal protein L2: MALVKLKPTSAGRRAMVKVVNPDLYKGRPHDALIEKKSSKAGRNNSGRVTVRHQGGGHKQHYRVIDFRRNKDGIVAKVERVEYDPNRSANIALLCYADGERRYIIAPRGLEVGQQIVSGAEAPIKAGNALPIRNIPVGSTIHCVEMMPGKGAQIARAAGTSVQLLAREGAYAQLRLRSGEIRRVHVECRATIGEVGNEEHSLRKIGKAGANRWRGIRPTVRGVAMNPVDHPHGGGEGRTGEGRVPVSPWGTPAKGYRTRRNKRTDTMIVQRRHKR; this comes from the coding sequence ATGGCACTGGTAAAACTCAAGCCTACGTCTGCCGGTCGTCGTGCGATGGTCAAGGTGGTCAACCCTGATCTGTACAAGGGTCGTCCCCACGATGCACTGATCGAGAAGAAGTCGAGCAAGGCCGGTCGTAACAACAGCGGGCGTGTGACGGTTCGCCATCAGGGTGGCGGCCATAAGCAGCACTATCGCGTCATCGATTTTCGTCGCAACAAGGATGGAATTGTCGCCAAGGTTGAGCGCGTCGAGTACGACCCCAACCGTTCGGCCAACATCGCGCTGTTGTGCTACGCAGATGGCGAGCGTCGTTACATCATCGCTCCGCGCGGTCTCGAAGTTGGTCAGCAGATCGTCTCCGGCGCCGAGGCGCCGATCAAGGCTGGCAATGCGCTGCCGATCCGCAACATTCCGGTCGGTTCGACCATTCACTGCGTCGAAATGATGCCGGGCAAGGGTGCGCAGATCGCGCGCGCTGCCGGTACCTCGGTGCAACTTCTGGCGCGTGAGGGTGCTTACGCCCAGCTGCGCCTGCGTTCCGGCGAGATTCGCCGCGTGCACGTCGAGTGCCGCGCGACGATCGGCGAAGTCGGTAATGAAGAGCATAGTCTGCGCAAGATCGGCAAGGCCGGTGCGAACCGCTGGCGCGGCATTCGCCCCACCGTCCGCGGTGTGGCAATGAACCCAGTCGATCACCCGCACGGTGGTGGCGAAGGCCGCACCGGCGAGGGGCGTGTGCCCGTGAGCCCGTGGGGTACGCCTGCGAAGGGTTATCGCACCCGTCGCAACAAGCGCACCGACACGATGATCGTGCAGCGTCGTCATAAGCGTTAA
- the rplW gene encoding 50S ribosomal protein L23, translating into MSQERLLQVLLAPQISEKATYVADKNEQVVFKVASSATKPEVKAAVELLFKVEVKSVQISNVKGKTKRFGKMMGRRKDWKKAFVCLKPGQEINFVAGE; encoded by the coding sequence ATCAGCCAGGAACGTCTGCTGCAGGTGCTGCTCGCCCCGCAGATCTCCGAGAAGGCGACTTACGTCGCCGACAAGAATGAGCAAGTGGTTTTCAAGGTCGCCTCGAGCGCGACCAAGCCGGAAGTCAAGGCTGCCGTCGAGCTGTTGTTCAAGGTCGAAGTGAAGTCTGTTCAGATCTCGAACGTAAAGGGCAAGACCAAGCGCTTCGGCAAGATGATGGGCCGCCGCAAGGATTGGAAGAAGGCCTTCGTTTGCCTCAAGCCCGGCCAGGAAATCAACTTTGTGGCTGGGGAGTGA
- the rplD gene encoding 50S ribosomal protein L4, producing MELKLLNEQGQAASTLQASDVLFAREYNEALIHQIVTAYLANARSANRAQKGRSEIAKSTRKPFRQKGTGNARAGMASSPLWRGGGKIFPNSPDENFSQKVNRKMFRAGVASILSQLAREDRLAVVDDFSLEAPKTRLLVQKLKGMGLESALVITDGVDENLFLSSRNLHTVLVLDVNETDPVSLVRFPKVLVTKGALAKMEEAWQ from the coding sequence ATGGAACTCAAACTCTTGAATGAACAGGGGCAGGCTGCGTCGACGCTGCAGGCGTCTGACGTGCTGTTTGCTCGTGAATACAACGAAGCTCTGATTCATCAGATCGTTACGGCCTATCTTGCCAATGCCCGCTCTGCCAATCGTGCGCAGAAGGGGCGTTCGGAGATCGCCAAGTCGACGCGCAAGCCCTTCCGTCAGAAGGGTACTGGTAACGCGCGTGCCGGTATGGCGTCCAGTCCTCTGTGGCGGGGTGGTGGCAAGATCTTCCCGAATAGCCCTGATGAGAATTTCTCTCAGAAGGTTAACCGGAAGATGTTCCGTGCTGGCGTGGCTTCCATCCTTTCCCAGCTTGCTCGCGAGGACCGCTTGGCCGTCGTCGATGACTTCAGTCTCGAGGCGCCGAAGACCCGGTTGTTGGTGCAGAAGCTGAAGGGGATGGGGCTGGAGTCCGCGCTCGTGATTACCGATGGTGTCGACGAGAATCTGTTCTTGTCGTCGCGCAACCTGCATACGGTGCTGGTGCTCGATGTGAACGAGACGGATCCTGTGTCGCTGGTGCGTTTCCCGAAGGTGCTGGTCACCAAGGGCGCGCTGGCCAAGATGGAGGAAGCGTGGCAATGA
- the rplC gene encoding 50S ribosomal protein L3, which yields MSLGLVGRKVGMTRIFAEDGRSIPVTVLDVSDNRVTQIKTPETDGYSAVQVAFGKRRASRVVKPIAGHLAKAGVEPSRVLKEFRIEPEGLANLKAGDLVSVEIFAVGQKVDVTGVSIGKGFSGPIKRHNFSSNRASHGNSVSHNSPGSIGMAQDPGRVFPGKRMAGQYGAVQRTTLGLEVVRVDAERQLLLVKGAVPGSKGGDVVVRPAIKA from the coding sequence ATGAGTCTAGGCCTTGTTGGTCGCAAGGTCGGCATGACTCGCATTTTCGCCGAGGATGGCAGGTCCATTCCGGTGACTGTGCTGGACGTGTCCGATAATCGCGTGACCCAGATCAAGACGCCTGAAACTGACGGTTATTCCGCGGTTCAGGTTGCTTTTGGCAAGCGTCGCGCCAGTCGCGTGGTGAAGCCGATCGCTGGTCATCTTGCTAAGGCGGGTGTCGAGCCGAGTCGGGTTCTCAAGGAGTTTCGCATCGAGCCTGAAGGCTTGGCGAATCTCAAGGCGGGTGATCTCGTCAGTGTCGAGATCTTTGCCGTCGGTCAGAAGGTTGATGTGACCGGTGTCTCCATCGGTAAGGGTTTTTCCGGTCCGATCAAGCGCCACAACTTCTCGTCCAACCGTGCTTCGCACGGTAACTCCGTTTCGCACAACTCTCCCGGCTCGATCGGTATGGCTCAGGATCCGGGTCGTGTCTTCCCTGGTAAGCGCATGGCTGGTCAATACGGTGCCGTGCAGCGTACTACCCTCGGTCTCGAGGTCGTGCGCGTCGATGCCGAACGTCAGCTGCTTCTCGTCAAGGGTGCCGTTCCGGGCTCCAAGGGCGGCGACGTCGTTGTGCGTCCTGCGATCAAGGCTTAA
- the rpsJ gene encoding 30S ribosomal protein S10: MQNQKIRIRLKAFDYRLIDQSALEIVDTAKRTGAVVRGPVPLPTRIERFNLLRSPHVNKSSRDQMEIRTHQRLMDIIDPTDKTVDALMKLDLPAGVDVEIKLQ, encoded by the coding sequence ATGCAGAACCAGAAAATCCGTATCCGCCTCAAGGCCTTCGACTATCGTTTGATCGACCAGTCGGCGCTCGAAATCGTCGATACCGCCAAGCGGACCGGCGCCGTGGTGCGTGGCCCCGTGCCGCTGCCCACGCGCATCGAGCGCTTCAACCTGCTGCGTTCGCCGCACGTGAACAAGAGCTCGCGCGACCAAATGGAAATCCGCACCCATCAGCGTCTGATGGACATCATCGACCCGACGGACAAGACCGTCGATGCGCTGATGAAGCTGGATCTGCCTGCGGGTGTGGATGTCGAGATCAAGCTCCAGTAA
- the tuf gene encoding elongation factor Tu, which yields MAKGKFERTKPHVNVGTIGHVDHGKTTLTAAITTILSKKFGGEAKAYDQIDAAPEEKARGITINTAHVEYETATRHYAHVDCPGHADYVKNMITGAAQMDGAILVCSAADGPMPQTREHILLARQVGVPYIIVFLNKCDMVDDEELLELVEMEVRELLSKYDFPGDDIPIVKGSALKALEGDQSDIGEPAIMRLADALDSYIPTPERAIDKPFLLPIEDVFSISGRGTVVTGRVERGIVKVGEEIEIVGIKPTVKTTCTGVEMFRKLLDQGQAGDNVGVLLRGTKREDVERGQVLCKPGSITPHTHFTGEIYVLSKEEGGRHTPFFNNYRPQFYFRTTDVTGSISLPEGTEMVMPGDNVSITVKLIAPIAMEEGLRFAIREGGRTVGAGVVAKIIE from the coding sequence ATGGCTAAGGGTAAGTTCGAGCGGACGAAACCGCACGTAAACGTTGGTACGATCGGTCACGTTGACCACGGCAAGACGACGCTGACGGCGGCGATCACGACGATCCTGTCGAAGAAGTTCGGCGGCGAAGCGAAGGCCTACGATCAGATCGACGCGGCGCCGGAAGAAAAGGCGCGCGGCATCACCATCAACACCGCCCACGTCGAGTACGAAACCGCGACCCGTCACTACGCTCACGTCGACTGCCCGGGTCACGCGGACTATGTCAAGAACATGATCACCGGTGCCGCCCAGATGGACGGCGCGATTCTGGTGTGTTCGGCCGCTGACGGCCCGATGCCGCAGACCCGCGAGCACATCCTGCTGGCCCGTCAGGTCGGTGTGCCGTACATCATCGTCTTCCTGAACAAGTGCGACATGGTCGACGACGAAGAGCTGCTCGAGCTGGTCGAGATGGAAGTGCGCGAGCTGCTGTCGAAGTACGACTTTCCGGGTGACGACATTCCCATCGTCAAGGGTTCGGCGCTGAAGGCGCTCGAAGGCGACCAGTCCGACATCGGCGAGCCGGCGATCATGCGCCTGGCCGATGCGTTGGACAGCTACATCCCGACGCCGGAGCGCGCGATCGACAAGCCCTTCCTGCTGCCGATCGAAGACGTGTTCTCGATCTCGGGTCGCGGCACCGTGGTGACCGGTCGTGTCGAGCGTGGCATCGTCAAGGTCGGCGAAGAAATCGAGATCGTCGGCATCAAGCCCACCGTCAAGACCACCTGCACTGGCGTGGAAATGTTCCGCAAGCTGCTGGATCAGGGTCAGGCGGGCGACAACGTCGGCGTGTTGCTGCGCGGCACCAAGCGTGAAGACGTCGAGCGCGGCCAGGTGCTGTGCAAGCCGGGTTCGATCACCCCGCACACCCACTTCACCGGCGAGATCTACGTGCTGTCGAAGGAAGAGGGTGGTCGTCACACTCCGTTCTTCAACAACTACCGTCCGCAGTTCTACTTCCGTACCACCGACGTGACTGGTTCGATCTCGCTGCCGGAAGGTACCGAGATGGTCATGCCGGGCGACAACGTGTCGATCACCGTCAAGCTGATCGCCCCGATCGCCATGGAAGAAGGTCTGCGTTTCGCCATCCGTGAAGGTGGTCGTACCGTCGGCGCCGGTGTCGTCGCCAAGATCATCGAGTAA
- the fusA gene encoding elongation factor G — protein sequence MARKTPIERYRNIGISAHIDAGKTTTTERILYYTGVNHKIGEVHDGAATMDWMAQEQERGITITSAATTCFWKGMDLNFPEHRFNIIDTPGHVDFTIEVERSMRVLDGACMVYCAVGGVQPQSETVWRQATKYKVPRLAFVNKMDRSGANFYKVVDQMKMRLKANPVPIVLPIGAEDGFKGVVDLIKMKAIIWDEASQGMKFEYQDIPAELQADAESWREQMVEAAAEANEELMNEYLENGDLSEDKIKLGLRTRTIACEIQPMLCGTAFKNKGVQRMLDAVIEFLPSPVDIPPVAGVDDNDKEVTRKADDSEKFAALAFKLMTDPFVGQLTFVRVYSGVLNSGETVLNSVKNKKERIGRILQMHANEREEIKEVLAGDIAACVGLKEVTTGETLCDPSAPVILERMIFPDPVIHVAVEPKTKGDQEKMGIALGRLAAEDPSFRVRTDEESGQTIISGMGELHLEIIVDRMKREFNVEANVGAPQVAYREAIRKAVEQEGKFVKQSGGRGQYGHVWIKLEPNETGKGYEFVDAIKGGVVPREYIPAVDKGLQETLPNGVLAGFPVVDVKVTLFDGSYHDVDSNENAFKMAASMAFKDAMRKASPVLLEPMMAVVVETPEDYMGNVMGDLSGRRGIVQGMDDLPGGMKEIKAEVPLAEMFGYATQLRSLTQGRATYSMEFKHYSEAPKSVAEAVISNRK from the coding sequence GTGGCTCGCAAGACTCCTATCGAGCGCTACCGCAATATCGGTATCTCCGCTCACATCGACGCCGGCAAGACGACTACGACCGAGCGCATCCTCTATTACACCGGTGTGAACCACAAGATCGGTGAGGTGCATGACGGTGCGGCTACCATGGACTGGATGGCGCAAGAGCAGGAGCGTGGTATCACGATCACCTCTGCGGCGACGACCTGCTTCTGGAAGGGCATGGATCTGAACTTCCCCGAGCATCGTTTCAATATCATCGATACCCCGGGGCACGTCGATTTCACGATCGAAGTCGAGCGTTCGATGCGCGTGCTGGATGGCGCCTGCATGGTCTACTGCGCGGTAGGTGGTGTGCAGCCGCAGTCCGAGACGGTGTGGCGTCAGGCGACCAAGTACAAGGTTCCGCGTCTGGCCTTCGTCAATAAGATGGACCGCTCGGGTGCCAACTTCTACAAGGTCGTTGACCAGATGAAGATGCGCCTGAAGGCAAACCCAGTGCCCATCGTTTTGCCGATCGGCGCTGAGGATGGTTTCAAGGGTGTCGTCGATCTCATCAAGATGAAGGCGATCATCTGGGACGAGGCGTCCCAGGGCATGAAGTTCGAGTACCAGGATATCCCCGCCGAGCTTCAGGCAGATGCCGAAAGCTGGCGCGAGCAGATGGTCGAGGCAGCGGCCGAGGCGAACGAGGAGCTCATGAACGAGTACCTCGAGAATGGCGACCTGTCCGAAGACAAGATCAAGCTCGGTCTGCGTACGCGTACCATCGCCTGCGAGATTCAGCCGATGTTGTGTGGTACCGCGTTCAAGAATAAGGGTGTGCAGCGCATGCTCGACGCGGTCATCGAATTCCTGCCCTCGCCGGTCGATATTCCGCCGGTCGCCGGCGTCGATGACAACGATAAGGAAGTCACCCGCAAGGCTGATGACAGCGAAAAGTTCGCTGCGCTCGCGTTCAAGCTGATGACCGACCCGTTCGTTGGTCAGCTGACCTTTGTGCGCGTCTACTCCGGCGTGCTGAACTCCGGTGAGACCGTGCTGAATTCGGTCAAGAACAAAAAAGAGCGTATCGGTCGCATTCTGCAGATGCACGCCAACGAGCGTGAGGAAATCAAGGAAGTGCTGGCGGGCGACATCGCCGCTTGCGTGGGTCTTAAGGAAGTTACGACGGGTGAGACGCTGTGCGACCCGAGTGCGCCTGTGATTCTCGAGCGAATGATCTTCCCGGATCCGGTGATCCACGTTGCGGTCGAGCCGAAGACCAAGGGTGATCAGGAGAAGATGGGTATCGCGCTCGGCCGTCTGGCTGCCGAGGATCCGTCGTTCCGCGTCCGTACCGACGAAGAGTCCGGTCAGACCATCATCTCCGGTATGGGTGAGCTGCACCTCGAGATCATCGTCGATCGCATGAAGCGCGAATTCAACGTAGAAGCCAACGTCGGTGCGCCGCAGGTTGCCTATCGTGAAGCGATCCGCAAGGCCGTGGAGCAAGAGGGCAAGTTCGTCAAGCAATCCGGCGGTCGCGGTCAGTACGGCCATGTCTGGATCAAGCTCGAGCCGAACGAAACGGGCAAGGGTTACGAGTTCGTCGATGCGATCAAGGGCGGTGTTGTGCCGCGGGAGTACATCCCCGCGGTCGACAAGGGTCTGCAGGAAACCCTGCCGAACGGCGTTCTCGCCGGCTTCCCGGTCGTTGATGTGAAGGTTACCCTGTTCGACGGTTCTTACCACGACGTCGACTCGAATGAAAATGCCTTCAAGATGGCGGCGTCGATGGCGTTCAAGGATGCCATGCGCAAGGCGAGTCCGGTTCTGCTCGAGCCGATGATGGCCGTCGTCGTCGAGACGCCCGAAGACTACATGGGTAACGTGATGGGCGATCTCTCGGGTCGTCGCGGTATCGTCCAGGGGATGGATGACCTGCCTGGCGGCATGAAGGAGATCAAGGCGGAGGTGCCGTTGGCCGAGATGTTCGGTTACGCCACCCAGTTGCGCTCCCTGACTCAGGGTCGTGCGACCTACTCGATGGAATTCAAGCACTACTCCGAAGCGCCGAAGAGCGTCGCGGAGGCGGTGATCAGCAATCGCAAGTAA
- the rpsG gene encoding 30S ribosomal protein S7: MPRRREVPKREVLPDPKFGSQDVSKFINVIMQSGKKSVAERIVYGAFDHITSKGSKDPLEVFAAAVANVKPVVEVKSRRVGGANYQVPVEVRPSRRMALSMRWLREAARKRAEKSMAQRLAGELLEAAEGRGAAMKKREEVHRMAEANKAFSHYRF; encoded by the coding sequence ATGCCGCGTCGTCGTGAAGTACCCAAGCGTGAGGTTCTCCCGGATCCGAAGTTCGGTTCCCAGGATGTGTCCAAGTTCATCAATGTGATCATGCAGTCCGGCAAGAAGTCGGTTGCCGAGCGCATCGTCTATGGCGCCTTCGATCACATCACCAGCAAGGGCAGCAAGGATCCGCTCGAAGTGTTCGCTGCTGCTGTTGCCAACGTGAAGCCGGTGGTGGAAGTCAAGAGCCGCCGCGTCGGTGGTGCCAACTATCAGGTTCCGGTCGAAGTGCGTCCGTCCCGCCGTATGGCGCTGTCGATGCGTTGGCTGCGCGAAGCGGCCCGCAAGCGTGCCGAGAAGTCCATGGCTCAGCGTCTTGCTGGCGAACTGCTCGAGGCGGCAGAAGGTCGTGGCGCCGCGATGAAGAAGCGCGAAGAAGTGCACCGGATGGCCGAAGCCAACAAGGCGTTCTCTCACTACCGCTTCTGA
- the rpsL gene encoding 30S ribosomal protein S12, which produces MPTINQLVRKPRQMDVAKSKVPALEACPQKRGVCTRVYTTTPKKPNSALRKVAKVRLTNGFEVISYIGGEGHNLQEHSVVLIRGGRVKDLPGVRYHIVRGSLDLQGVKDRKQSRSKYGAKRPKKA; this is translated from the coding sequence ATGCCAACAATCAATCAGCTTGTCCGCAAGCCGCGTCAGATGGACGTCGCCAAGAGCAAGGTTCCGGCGCTGGAAGCTTGCCCGCAGAAGCGCGGCGTGTGCACCCGTGTCTACACCACGACTCCGAAGAAGCCGAACTCCGCGCTGCGTAAAGTGGCCAAGGTTCGTCTGACCAATGGTTTCGAGGTCATCTCCTACATCGGTGGTGAAGGTCACAACCTTCAGGAGCACTCCGTGGTCCTGATCCGCGGTGGTCGTGTTAAAGACTTGCCGGGTGTGCGTTATCACATCGTTCGCGGCTCCCTCGATCTGCAGGGCGTCAAGGATCGGAAGCAGTCGCGCTCCAAGTACGGCGCCAAGCGTCCGAAGAAAGCCTGA